Proteins from a genomic interval of Verrucomicrobiales bacterium:
- a CDS encoding MCE family protein, which produces MPIQDLTPQLRTRLNRFERIVGIFIMAATLMMVIGLFLYLRETAKRKGWFVLKAPYYTYLRSGSGIQVGDKVKLMGFDAGEITAVTAMPPGNEYDVYVSFVVLGEYHGYVWSDSVVKVKSAGLLGNRYLEVIKGDASGKHGKVYATYVSKDGKGIDEMWDPTAKSYKPFPKNDKKAQYYVPAEEPPELASQMDAIVQQAKDALPHVLALTNLLTRVMANTADATDRLNGLLSDAKPIVANLTIISDHLKHPQGSLGEWLIPTNVNRQLSETLTNANTTLLSANSTLTNANLQLTEVATSLDEALDNLAKITGNLRAQVDQNTNIVKEVSQLIVDTDNLVQGLKRHWLLRSAFKGEKTPGSNQAPLRPMNLRR; this is translated from the coding sequence ATGCCCATCCAAGATCTAACTCCCCAGCTGCGAACCCGGCTCAACCGATTCGAACGGATTGTCGGGATATTCATCATGGCCGCCACCCTGATGATGGTCATCGGACTCTTTCTCTACTTGCGCGAAACCGCCAAGCGCAAGGGATGGTTCGTGCTCAAGGCTCCCTACTACACTTACCTACGCAGCGGCAGCGGCATTCAGGTGGGAGACAAGGTAAAACTCATGGGTTTCGATGCCGGCGAGATCACCGCGGTGACGGCTATGCCGCCCGGAAACGAGTATGACGTTTATGTCTCGTTTGTGGTTTTAGGGGAATATCACGGCTATGTCTGGAGCGATTCCGTTGTGAAAGTGAAGTCGGCCGGGCTGCTGGGAAACCGCTACCTCGAAGTCATCAAGGGTGATGCCTCGGGCAAGCATGGCAAGGTCTACGCCACCTATGTCTCCAAGGATGGCAAGGGGATCGACGAAATGTGGGACCCGACCGCCAAGTCCTACAAGCCCTTCCCTAAGAACGACAAAAAAGCCCAGTATTACGTGCCGGCGGAGGAACCCCCGGAGCTGGCGAGTCAGATGGATGCCATCGTCCAGCAAGCGAAGGATGCCCTGCCACATGTTCTGGCCCTTACGAATCTGCTGACTCGCGTCATGGCCAACACCGCCGATGCAACAGATCGGCTGAATGGGCTTCTGTCCGACGCCAAACCCATCGTTGCCAACCTGACGATCATCAGCGATCACCTCAAGCATCCCCAAGGCTCCCTGGGTGAATGGTTGATTCCCACCAACGTCAATCGCCAGCTCAGCGAAACCCTCACCAACGCCAACACCACGCTCCTGTCCGCCAACAGCACCCTCACCAACGCCAACCTCCAGCTGACCGAGGTGGCCACCAGCCTTGATGAGGCTCTCGACAACCTGGCCAAGATCACTGGCAATCTCCGCGCGCAGGTGGATCAGAACACCAACATCGTCAAGGAAGTGTCTCAACTCATCGTCGACACCGATAACTTGGTGCAAGGCCTCAAACGGCATTGGCTGCTGCGATCCGCCTTCAAGGGCGAGAAGACTCCCGGAAGCAATCAAGCACCGCTGAGACCGATGAACCTGCGGCGATAG
- a CDS encoding ATP-binding cassette domain-containing protein has protein sequence MSLSDQFTPKREPLLDLRAVDIPSTRYPGSPQIQSVHWQLHPREFWVIGGLLSSGKTNFLTTAAGALAPLRGEIRLFGRVLHQNQVETDLPDRLRIGLVHDGGLLLRHLNVADNISLPLRYHHNATDQDVAKRLSAWLKAMELNDWATEFSGNISRNWAQRAGLARACILEPEILLLDSPLSGLDPQHARWWLQTVAELAEGHPLISYRPMTTVVTCDDFRPWIAPGRNYAVLREGQLEILDPGLPADQIINTLATPSSPQADPR, from the coding sequence ATGAGCCTCTCCGACCAGTTCACCCCCAAGCGCGAACCGCTGTTGGACCTGCGGGCTGTCGATATACCTTCGACCCGCTACCCCGGCTCCCCGCAAATCCAGAGCGTTCATTGGCAGCTTCATCCGCGGGAGTTCTGGGTGATCGGTGGGTTGCTGAGCAGCGGAAAAACGAATTTCTTAACCACAGCGGCAGGTGCGTTGGCTCCGCTTCGTGGGGAGATACGGCTGTTCGGGCGCGTGCTGCATCAAAACCAGGTGGAAACCGATCTTCCCGATCGCTTGAGAATCGGATTGGTTCATGACGGCGGGCTGCTGCTCCGGCATTTGAACGTGGCGGACAACATTTCCCTGCCGCTGCGCTACCATCACAACGCCACCGACCAGGACGTTGCCAAGCGGCTCTCAGCCTGGCTGAAAGCGATGGAGCTCAATGACTGGGCCACCGAGTTTAGCGGCAACATCAGCCGCAACTGGGCCCAGCGAGCGGGTTTGGCGCGCGCATGCATTCTCGAACCGGAGATCCTGCTGCTGGACAGTCCGCTGTCAGGACTGGACCCCCAACATGCGCGCTGGTGGCTCCAAACCGTGGCCGAATTGGCCGAAGGACATCCCTTGATCAGCTACCGCCCCATGACGACGGTGGTGACCTGTGACGATTTTCGCCCGTGGATTGCCCCCGGCCGCAACTATGCCGTGCTACGGGAGGGGCAACTCGAGATTTTGGATCCGGGCCTCCCCGCCGACCAGATCATCAACACGCTGGCAACCCCTTCCTCGCCCCAGGCCGACCCCCGCTGA